GAAAGATTTTCCAATAACGGCAGATGCAAATGGCATCTTTTCGTTGTTGTACTCCAACAACTTCTCAAAGTTCAAGAATTGACCTTGTGCAGTCTCCGGTCTGAGATATCCCTTCAGTTGACCAGATGGTCCAATGTTAGTCTGGAACATCAAGTTGAATTCTTGAGGCTTCTCTAGTGGATTTCCAGTGACTGGGTTGCCAATCTTGTACTTTTCCATAATCTCACCCAATTGCTGTCCGGTATAGCCATCAATCTTGGCGAGAATAATTTCAAACTCTTTAACCGTCTCATCATCCAACTTGACAGCCTTAATCTCCttaactttcttctttctgttcttctttttcttgtcgGTCTTGGCAGCAGgctcatctttctttccacGAGCGATTCTGTCACCTTTCAAACGGGCCTCAATAACTTCTTCCACTAAGTGATCTGCTCTGAAAATTTCACCACTCTTAAGGTCACGGCACATCCAGTCAGCAAACTTATCAACATGGCCAGATGTTTTCAAAACCTCATATGGAGTCAACATAGTGGTATCGAGCTCAAGCATGTCTTCTTCAAGAACGAAATGTTTCCTCCACACATCAACAATGTTGGCCTGAAGAGCGCATCCCGGTGGACCGTAGTCATACAATCCAGAAACACCCCCGTAGATGTCAAATGCAGGCGCAAAAAAGAACCTGTGCTTAAGAAGACTCTCTAACTGTTCTCTGTTGAATTTTGTAGCCATCTTATTCACCGACAAGCCAATATTACTGTTTCTCttaacactaactttatGTGTCTGCGGTTTAAAATGCTGCGAAAAATATCTTACTTGCTTTGGAAATCTGCAAAAATTCAGTAATCCGGTGGATGCTAAAATCCTCTGCATGAATTACAAGCGAAGCTTTATACTAAACTTAAAATTATATACCAACAAAGAAGTTTCCGACATTTCACAAATTCAAGTCGGAAAACCTCTTGAAAAATGCACACTGCTCCGTCTGacgaaatgaaaaaaaaaaaattttgtagCGGTTTTCGTTGGTgtctccattttttttttcttcttaattCGTTCCGGCGATTAAATAAACCTCTCTTAATAATGTAGATGTCTGCTACGCTTAAATCGAGAATAGtcagaaaataatatttattggaCCACTACCAAAAATTGTTCTGAATGCGTCCATGTATCTTAAGgtataataatatctaaaTGTTTGACTGTAACTGTATTCCATCTATTTTTAAGCTTTAGTAGTACGCATGCTCATTAGAGCGACatgaaaattttgagaTGCTTCGATTCCATTCTCCAATGGTTGATCTGCGGACTTGTGTGTTTTCGTGTTCACCACACATAACTTTGAATCTAAGAGTGTGAATCCCTGCTTTTCGTAATATGGCACGAGATCGTGTTCCTGCACAACCTCAACCCATAATTTTTGCACATTGTGGTGTTCCAAACTGTAGTTTCTGGCAAACAGCATCAGTTGTGAAGAAAGATTAGGATAAAAAGATGTAAACCCTGTGATTTCCATcccatttttatcattGGCGTAGCTTTTTAAACAAACAGTTGCTAAGATTCTTCCTTCTAGCGTTTTCAATGACTCTTTTGTTAAAAGTGGTGTTATTTCCGTTTCGATTAAAGTATTATCTAGATCCAACGTTCCAATCGGATAATTCtcaattaattttcttgtgACTGTATCCTTGTCGTCTCCTTGTTCGACCTTGATGTTTTTGCCAGTTGATGGAACCACCCAAATTGCAAGAATCGCTTTATTAATATCTTCGATGACAAAGTCTTGAGCAAGCCCGTACTTTATTCTTGGTGttaatattatattatatttatatcttgGCTTATCATAAGCCCGATTGATCACTCGTGTTAATAAATCCTCGATTTCCAACCAATTCGACAGGGGAGCTACAAAAATGGTAGGCTTGtctattttcttgattgATACCGTCATGTTGCACCTTCTAAATACCTGCTAAagtaaatttaaaaatttcttcctttctaAACTCCTTTGATTTTAGTTTTTGAGAACACATCATGAACATCTATCTATATGATAGAGCTTGAATTGATACGCTTGttccatttcttttttttcttttttgtgatGTCGTGCGGGAAGTATACGAGTATGCCAGTATTCGCGGTGAAATCTCATATTTGGctttaaaaagaaatctgaGCTATTTAAGTAAACGAATTGGCATATACGGGAGTACTCGATAACAAAGCTAAAAGAGATGCAACACATCCCCAgattttgtcttttttaaCAGTCccatctttctctttacATAACCTCTACATATCtcaataaaataaaaaatttacgGTATTTCTCCAAGTACTCCAGATTTTTTAAGAAAGAGGAGTGATCCCGATTCTCcgaaaatttcaaattttaaCAATTAATTACCTTATACAAATTATTTTCAGGTATGGGAGACTCACGGATGCAAAGCTTGATTATTCTAGTATATCCCTTATCAAAATATTACTAGTTTTGTTCAGTTGTTTAACTATGGAAGCCTATACTTTCCGTCAGAGTGACGATAAAATTAGCCAGATGATTAATCCTAAATGTGGTATAGCTTGAGGTGCACCGGCATTTGAAGACAAATCAGAAGATAATGAattgatattttggaaaaattcAGTAGAATAACCTGCTGGTAAGCTAGAGCTTGGATAGTTTGAATGAGTTGAAGTACTTTGGCTAACATTGCTCTTAATTGAGCTGCTAGttccattattttcatcaacacCACTATTGCCCATATTTGCTATATCCCACCCCGTTTCACCCAAATTGTCTAATATTGTTTCATTGTCAGTTATCATAATACTGCTCTGCGTgaaattctttttgcttgtaTAAATATAAGAAGTGTTAccattaatttttgttccTGATGGTGGATCGTAGCACTCGACTTCAATATAATCCACAGCGGCATATAAATATCCAGGATCATCAAAATCTGAAGCATCCCAGTCGATTTCTCCCCCAGCCCAGTCTATAACACCTTGTGAATTGGAAGAATCTCCTCCTGCCCATATGGACAACTGAATCCTACTAGGGGTTTGGGGAAACATGAATTGCTTTGTGGTAGCATTGTATGTATCATCCTTTTGAAGCACTCTTTGTTGAATTCCATCTATTGACCAAGTTAtgttttcctctttccAATCCACTTCGTAGGTATGCCAATTTTCGTACGTGTTTGAAGCTGACAAATTAGCTTCATTCGTATAGTTTAAAACACCCTGATAGTAAAAGTTCGATTCCGGTTGCTTTAATGCAGAACCAATAAATTCGACATCAATCTCATCTTCCACGTTGGAATATAAGATGCTGGATGAGACCACTCCTGCATTATGTGAACTCTTGAATCTTGTGCTCACCTTTCCGTACCAGACAtaaaatgttgaagacACAACTGTTCCAGTCGAATTTTGAGGCATTGCCAAAAGAACGGTACCATTATAATCCAAAACATTTCCAGTATAAGTCCATAGTGTATCATTTGTACTTCCTAGGTATTTATCTGTCAGTTCCATATCTTCTGACTTGAGCTCGTACTTCCCACTTTGACATACTGGTTGTGGAACGCAAGCTGTCAAGTTAAATGAGTATCTAGCATCGCATCCACCCATACAATAATTTCCTGTCCCGCACAACCCCTCTGTTGTGCAGCAAGGGTATGTTGCTGGGCAGTGTGATGTTTCATTGCACTGTATTATGCTTTCTGCAACAATTCTGCAGGCAAGGCCTAGGAAACCTAAAAGGTTTGAATTTAGACTCCTCATCcataaatatattattgtttatattctttgaaGAATTGAGTTATATGACATGATATTCGGGTAAGTAGCAATATTTTCACCTCCGGAGCTTTTATCGATGCTCTTCGATGGCCTACCTGATCTCCGTCgtttttcccatttttaTCTAATTGTGTGTGttgatatttttccttttacGGTAAATTGCGAATTTTTAAAGTATTTGTCAGAATGGTATAGTAAAAAAGCGTGGGTAAATCGGCAATGTTAAAGCTGAGTTTCGAAATCTTTATTTGCCTTGATTTTATCCCTTTATGAAAATACTTTGGatgtatattttcataACATGTGTCCGGCTTTTCTGTTCGCATTTTGATTTCACTCCGAAGGCTCCATTACTAAGTAATACATCTGTGCATAcgtttttttcccctcgGAAATTCTAGCATATGTAGTCTATTTTCTTAGCAGCCAATCACGAAGTAAACAAATTTAATTCCGCGTCGATTTTTTGTCTGTCGACTCATGCTCGAATATAGCAGGATAGTGggcaattttttctttgaagtaGATTAATAGAAGTCTCTGTTGTATCTATCTATCGAgcaaaggatgaaaaaaatttgatgcTAAAAGAGAGCTTAAAACCTGAAACGCTGATAAAGTTGGGCGAATCAACATACATATTTATTCCTTATTTATAAAGGCATATTAAAGGCAGAAATTTAGGATACATCATGTCATTATCTATCGTTAAAAGGAGAGCAGATCTTATTTTGCGCACGCCAATTCTAAGGCAAATATTTATGCCAGCGGCCAGGCTCTTTACCAAGTTCTCTGGTTACAGAAACATGGGTTTGAGGTAAGTGAAGAGAAGATATAGAAGATTCATTTTCGTTACGTCATTTGATttagcttcttcttcaattgtATTCTAGGAAAATATGAGTTGATTGAATGGCTTAATTGGCTTCTCTATCGCTGATGAATCGTCAAAACCTCTGAATGCATTTAAGCATACAAAATtactaacaaaaaaaattgatattattatagaCTCGATGATTTACTTTGGGAAGAGAATCCAGTCATGCAGTCTGCTATCAGAAGACTTCCAGCAGAAGAGTCCTATGCCAGAAATTACAGAATCATGACTTCTCATCAACTTTCTTTAATGCACGATGTTTTGCCAGACTCTAAGGCAATCCAGCCAAAGGACGATATTCCATACTTGACGCCATACATTTTGGAGGCTGAGGCTGAAGcgaaagagaaagatgagtTGAACAACATTAAATTAGTCAAGCATTAATTATGTTCCTTTAAAAtttattctatttatttccGCTTTCCTCTTCTATAATCcattcatatttattaaagGAAACATTCAGTTAAACATTAAACTAAAGTATAAAGTAAATTATAAATGTTACTTAGTACCATAATCCATCGTAAGAgatttctttctccttttcctctACAGGAAAGCCGCATCCCTctaatattttggaaaatccTAAATCAAGCATCTTCTGTCTGACATCCTCATCCCTGGCACTGAATAAGCCCATATAACCTAAAGCATTCTGCCAAACATCTTCATATTTGGCGTGACTTCTTGGAACAGCCATCATCCAATCGTCCATCATCATAAAGTTATAACTAACCTTGT
The sequence above is a segment of the Brettanomyces bruxellensis chromosome 6, complete sequence genome. Coding sequences within it:
- a CDS encoding uncharacterized protein (CAZy:GH16), encoding MGGCDARYSFNLTACVPQPVCQSGKYELKSEDMELTDKYLGSTNDTLWTYTGNVLDYNGTVLLAMPQNSTGTVVSSTFYVWYGKVSTRFKSSHNAGVVSSSILYSNVEDEIDVEFIGSALKQPESNFYYQGVLNYTNEANLSASNTYENWHTYEVDWKEENITWSIDGIQQRVLQKDDTYNATTKQFMFPQTPSRIQLSIWAGGDSSNSQGVIDWAGGEIDWDASDFDDPGYLYAAVDYIEVECYDPPSGTKINGNTSYIYTSKKNFTQSSIMITDNETILDNLGETGWDIANMGNSGVDENNGTSSSIKSNVSQSTSTHSNYPSSSLPAGYSTEFFQNINSLSSDLSSNAGAPQAIPHLGLIIWLILSSL
- a CDS encoding uncharacterized protein (BUSCO:EOG09265G9U), whose protein sequence is MSLSIVKRRADLILRTPILRQIFMPAARLFTKFSGYRNMGLRLDDLLWEENPVMQSAIRRLPAEESYARNYRIMTSHQLSLMHDVLPDSKAIQPKDDIPYLTPYILEAEAEAKEKDELNNIKLVKH